In one Flavobacteriales bacterium genomic region, the following are encoded:
- a CDS encoding Ig domain-containing protein, whose amino-acid sequence MLRYILSFTFVLSVALLLGQTSSQRAAVQLSATVQAAPARITLAWPTMAGTTSITIYRKLKSATSWGSAIANPAASDLSWQDNAVAVGTAYEYRVVRVSNGVTGNGYICTGIEVPAVDYRGKMVLLVDNTLSTPLYTELQQLEQDLRADGWGVLRSDVAPTATVSSVRNTIIGHYNSDPANVRAVYIVGHVPVPYSGNQAPDGHGEHSGAWPCDGYYGELNGTWTDNTVNSGGMQRPQNTNVPGDGKFDQNNFPTAVELQVGRVDLSDMPAFSASYVQLMRNYLNKAHDFKVKTWTPQVRGIMFDNLQWVSNPLAASGWRSIAPLVGPSNITTAQQSAWPFYTLVNNNSYLWTYSSGGGAQETYQGVITYHGAGNVGSVHDYAASNMNGVFNMAFGSYFGDWDNKNNFLRAPLCSGQALTNVWSAIPGWYFHHMGLGENIGYSTWVTMNNTSLYTPLTDGWQGSIGRVHLGLMGDPSLRMAMVAPPQDLIVSNSAGAAAFSWTASSEPGLAGYHVYELASDGGVTRLTGSPVTGNSYVNPAIPFVNGRQYMVRAVKLQVSTSGSYYNLSLGAIGTAGGATANDCLGVPGGAAVPGTACNDGNPCTTNDAWNASCQCVGVNASAPVIASLVSNSPVCTGSNLAFTLSVTGAAPLSYSWTGPNGFTSSQQSPSIAAATTAAAGTYTVTVSNGCGSAQQSINVAVNAQQSSTINYVGSPFCTTVAGVSVTRTGASGGSYSVTPAGLSINTFNGNIAPVSSTPGNYTVTYTLAASGGCPAFSTTATVVIMTSPSATISYGAAPVCSAGGPVSVVRTGTAGGAYSASPTGLSINSSTGAINPSGSSPGNYTVTYAIAASGGCSAFSTTANVTIVAASTWYADADGDGAGDPATATQACTAPNGYIAAGGDGCPSDPQKTSPGSCGCGNPEPGTACNDGNPATGNDAIGASCQCVGQLIDCLGVAGGTALPGTACNDNNANTINDVWGANCTCAGTPVTFDCLGVANGTALPGTACNDGNANTGNDTWNASCQCVGQLIDCLGVAGGTALPGTACNDSNANTINDVWGANCQCAGTPVVFDCLGVANGTALPGTACNDGNANTGNDTWNASCQCVGQLIDCLGVAGGTALPGTACNDNNANTINDVWGANCTCAGTPVTFDCLGVANGTALPGTPCNDGNANTGNDTWNASCQCVGQLIDCLGVAGGTALPGTACNDNNANTINDVWGANCQCAGTPVVFDCLGVANGTALPGTACNDGNANTGNDTWNASCQCVGQLIDCLGVAGGNALPGTACNDNNANTINDVWGANCTCAGTPVTFDCLGVANGTALPGTPCNDGNANTGNDTWNANCQCVGEVIDCLGVAGGTALPGTACNDNNANTINDVWGANCTCAGTPVTFDCLGVANGTALPGTPCNDGNANTGNDTWNASCQCVGQMIDCLGVAGGSALPGTACNDNNANTINDVWGANCQCAGTPVVFDCLGVANGTALPGTACNDGNANTGNDTWNASCQCVGQLIDCLDVAGGTALPGTACNDNNANTINDVWGANCTCAGTPVTFDCLGVANGTALPGTACNDGNANTGNDTWNASCQCVGQLIDCLGVAGGTALPGTACNDNNANTINDVWGANCQCAGTPVVFDCLGVANGTALPGTPCNDGNANTGNDTWNANCQCVGQLIDCLDVAGGTALPGTACNDNNANTINDVWGANCTCAGTPVTFDCLGVANGTALPGTPCNDGNANTGNDTWNANCQCVGQLIDCLGVAGGTALPGTACNDNNANTINDVWGANCTCAGTPVTFDCLGVANGTALPGTPCNDGNANTGNDTWNANCQCVGDVIDCLGVAGGSALPGTACNDNNANTINDVWGANCTCAGTPVTFDCLGVANGTALPGTPCNDGNANTGNDTWNASCQCLGQVIDCLGVAGGNALPGTACNDNNANTINDVWGANCTCAGTPVTFDCLGVANGTAMPGTPCNDGNANTGNDTWNANCQCVGQVIDCLGVAGGSALPGTACNDNNANTINDVWGANCTCAGTPVTFDCLGVANGTAMPGTPCNDGNANTGNDTWNASCQCVGQVIDCLGVAGGSALPGTACNDNNANTINDVWGANCTCAGTPVTFDCLGVANGTALPGTPCNDGNANTGNDTWNANCECTGVLIDCTGTIGGSALPGTPCNDGNPNTVDDTWNEQCFCVGVLQAVDCAGVVGGGAFLDACGTCAGGTTGIIPNPDGDGDGLLDCMDNCATSFNPGQDDFDGDGIGDACDNCVWVYNPDQADTDVNGQGDACDITTGLEEPGQQSVLAVIPNPARGGLVRLDMDDRHVQRLRMLSATGSLVLDIPWHRFLDVDALAPGLYTIVALDAEGRPLAHARFVNQ is encoded by the coding sequence ATGCTGCGCTACATCCTGTCCTTCACGTTCGTGCTGTCCGTTGCGCTCCTGCTCGGCCAGACGAGCTCTCAACGGGCGGCCGTCCAGCTTTCCGCCACGGTGCAGGCCGCTCCGGCGCGCATCACCCTGGCCTGGCCCACCATGGCCGGCACCACCAGCATCACCATCTACCGCAAGCTCAAGTCGGCCACGAGCTGGGGCAGCGCCATCGCCAACCCCGCAGCGAGCGACCTGAGCTGGCAGGATAACGCCGTTGCCGTGGGCACGGCTTACGAGTACCGGGTGGTGCGCGTGAGCAACGGGGTGACCGGGAACGGCTACATCTGCACCGGCATCGAGGTCCCGGCGGTGGACTACCGCGGCAAGATGGTGCTGCTCGTCGACAACACGCTCAGCACGCCCCTCTACACCGAGCTGCAGCAGCTCGAGCAGGACCTCCGCGCCGATGGCTGGGGGGTGCTGCGGAGCGATGTGGCGCCCACGGCCACCGTGTCGAGCGTGCGGAACACCATCATCGGCCACTACAACAGCGACCCCGCCAATGTGAGGGCCGTGTACATCGTCGGCCATGTACCGGTACCCTATTCGGGGAACCAGGCCCCCGATGGCCATGGCGAGCACAGCGGCGCCTGGCCCTGCGACGGCTACTACGGCGAGCTCAACGGCACCTGGACAGACAACACGGTGAACAGCGGCGGCATGCAGCGCCCGCAGAATACCAATGTCCCGGGCGACGGCAAGTTCGACCAGAACAACTTCCCCACGGCGGTTGAGCTGCAGGTGGGCCGTGTGGACCTCTCGGACATGCCTGCCTTCAGCGCCTCCTATGTGCAGCTGATGCGCAACTACCTCAACAAGGCGCATGACTTCAAGGTGAAGACATGGACGCCCCAGGTGCGGGGCATCATGTTCGACAATCTCCAGTGGGTGAGCAATCCCTTGGCGGCCTCGGGCTGGCGGAGCATCGCGCCGCTCGTTGGACCATCCAACATCACCACCGCGCAGCAGTCGGCTTGGCCGTTCTATACGCTGGTGAACAACAACAGCTACCTCTGGACCTACAGCAGCGGCGGTGGCGCGCAGGAGACCTACCAGGGTGTCATCACCTATCACGGCGCCGGCAATGTGGGTTCGGTCCATGATTATGCCGCCAGCAACATGAACGGCGTGTTCAACATGGCCTTCGGCAGCTACTTCGGCGACTGGGACAACAAGAACAACTTCCTGCGGGCCCCGCTCTGCAGCGGTCAGGCCCTCACCAATGTGTGGTCGGCCATCCCGGGCTGGTACTTCCACCACATGGGCCTGGGAGAGAACATCGGCTACAGCACATGGGTCACCATGAACAACACGAGCCTCTACACGCCGCTGACGGATGGCTGGCAAGGCTCGATTGGACGGGTCCACCTGGGCCTGATGGGCGATCCCTCGCTGCGGATGGCCATGGTCGCTCCTCCTCAGGACCTCATCGTCAGCAATAGCGCGGGAGCGGCGGCCTTCAGCTGGACAGCGAGCAGCGAGCCCGGGCTCGCGGGCTATCATGTATACGAGCTCGCTTCGGATGGGGGAGTCACGCGGTTGACGGGCTCACCGGTCACGGGCAACAGCTATGTCAACCCCGCCATTCCCTTCGTGAACGGGCGCCAGTACATGGTTCGGGCGGTCAAGCTGCAGGTGAGCACGAGCGGCAGCTACTACAACCTCTCGCTCGGCGCCATCGGCACCGCAGGAGGCGCTACGGCGAATGATTGCCTGGGCGTTCCCGGTGGTGCGGCCGTGCCGGGCACCGCCTGCAACGATGGCAACCCCTGCACCACCAACGATGCATGGAATGCGAGCTGCCAGTGCGTCGGTGTGAATGCCTCGGCGCCGGTGATCGCCTCCCTTGTGAGCAACAGCCCGGTGTGCACCGGCAGCAACCTGGCCTTCACGCTCTCCGTCACGGGTGCCGCTCCCCTTTCCTACAGCTGGACGGGCCCCAACGGCTTCACCTCCAGCCAGCAGAGCCCATCCATTGCAGCAGCTACGACGGCTGCAGCAGGAACCTACACGGTGACCGTGAGCAACGGTTGCGGCAGCGCCCAGCAGAGCATCAATGTGGCCGTGAACGCCCAGCAGTCCTCCACCATCAACTACGTGGGCTCTCCATTCTGCACCACGGTGGCGGGTGTGAGCGTCACGCGCACCGGGGCTTCCGGCGGATCCTACAGCGTGACCCCTGCAGGCCTTTCCATCAACACCTTCAATGGCAATATCGCGCCGGTCTCCAGCACACCAGGCAACTACACGGTGACCTACACGCTGGCCGCTTCGGGTGGATGCCCGGCATTCAGCACCACGGCGACGGTTGTCATCATGACATCGCCGTCGGCCACAATCTCTTACGGGGCTGCACCGGTCTGTTCAGCTGGCGGTCCGGTCAGTGTGGTGCGGACAGGAACGGCCGGTGGCGCGTACAGCGCCTCACCGACCGGGCTCTCCATCAACAGCAGCACCGGAGCAATTAACCCTTCGGGCAGCTCGCCCGGGAACTATACGGTGACCTATGCCATCGCGGCCAGCGGCGGCTGCTCCGCCTTCAGCACCACGGCGAATGTGACCATTGTGGCGGCCAGCACCTGGTACGCCGATGCGGATGGCGATGGCGCCGGTGATCCGGCTACGGCAACTCAGGCCTGCACGGCACCCAACGGCTACATCGCTGCTGGTGGGGACGGCTGCCCCAGCGACCCGCAGAAGACCTCCCCGGGCAGTTGCGGTTGCGGGAACCCTGAGCCGGGAACCGCGTGCAATGATGGCAATCCCGCAACCGGTAATGATGCGATCGGCGCCAGCTGCCAGTGCGTGGGCCAGCTGATCGACTGCCTCGGTGTGGCCGGCGGCACCGCGCTGCCCGGCACGGCCTGCAACGACAACAACGCCAACACCATCAACGACGTGTGGGGCGCGAACTGCACCTGTGCCGGAACGCCCGTGACCTTCGACTGCCTCGGCGTGGCGAACGGCACGGCCCTGCCCGGCACGGCCTGCAACGACGGCAACGCGAACACCGGCAACGATACGTGGAATGCCAGCTGCCAGTGCGTGGGCCAGCTGATCGACTGCCTCGGTGTGGCCGGCGGCACCGCGCTGCCCGGCACGGCCTGCAACGACAGCAACGCGAACACCATCAACGACGTGTGGGGCGCGAACTGCCAGTGCGCTGGTACCCCGGTGGTATTTGACTGCCTCGGCGTGGCGAACGGCACGGCCCTGCCCGGCACGGCCTGCAACGACGGCAACGCGAACACCGGCAACGATACGTGGAATGCCAGCTGCCAGTGCGTGGGCCAGCTGATCGACTGCCTCGGTGTGGCCGGCGGCACCGCGCTGCCCGGCACGGCTTGCAACGACAACAACGCGAACACCATCAACGATGTGTGGGGCGCGAACTGCACCTGTGCCGGAACGCCCGTGACCTTCGACTGCCTGGGTGTGGCCAATGGCACTGCGCTGCCCGGCACGCCCTGCAACGACGGCAACGCGAATACCGGCAACGATACCTGGAATGCCAGCTGCCAGTGCGTGGGCCAGCTGATCGACTGCCTCGGTGTGGCCGGTGGCACCGCGCTGCCCGGCACGGCCTGCAACGACAACAACGCGAACACCATCAACGACGTGTGGGGCGCGAACTGCCAGTGCGCTGGTACCCCGGTGGTATTTGACTGCCTCGGCGTGGCGAACGGCACGGCCCTGCCCGGCACGGCCTGCAACGACGGCAACGCGAACACCGGCAACGATACGTGGAATGCCAGCTGCCAGTGCGTGGGCCAGCTGATCGACTGCCTGGGCGTGGCCGGTGGAAACGCTCTGCCCGGCACGGCTTGCAACGACAACAACGCGAACACCATCAACGACGTGTGGGGTGCGAACTGCACCTGTGCCGGAACGCCCGTGACCTTCGACTGCCTCGGAGTGGCGAACGGCACTGCGCTGCCCGGCACGCCCTGCAACGACGGCAACGCGAACACCGGCAACGATACGTGGAATGCCAACTGCCAGTGCGTGGGTGAAGTGATCGACTGCCTTGGCGTGGCCGGCGGCACCGCGCTGCCCGGCACGGCTTGCAACGACAACAACGCGAACACCATCAACGATGTGTGGGGTGCGAACTGCACCTGTGCCGGAACGCCCGTGACCTTCGACTGCCTGGGTGTGGCCAATGGCACTGCGCTGCCCGGCACGCCCTGCAACGACGGCAACGCGAACACCGGCAACGATACGTGGAATGCCAGCTGCCAGTGCGTGGGTCAAATGATCGACTGCCTTGGCGTGGCCGGTGGAAGCGCTCTGCCCGGCACGGCCTGCAACGACAACAACGCAAACACCATCAACGACGTGTGGGGCGCGAACTGCCAGTGCGCTGGTACCCCGGTGGTATTTGACTGCCTCGGAGTGGCGAACGGCACGGCCCTGCCCGGCACGGCTTGCAACGACGGCAACGCGAACACCGGCAACGATACGTGGAATGCCAGCTGCCAGTGCGTGGGCCAGCTGATCGACTGCCTCGATGTGGCCGGCGGCACCGCGCTGCCCGGCACGGCCTGCAACGACAACAACGCCAACACCATCAACGACGTGTGGGGCGCGAACTGCACCTGTGCCGGAACGCCCGTGACCTTCGACTGCCTCGGCGTGGCGAACGGCACGGCCCTGCCCGGCACGGCCTGCAACGACGGCAACGCGAACACCGGCAACGATACGTGGAATGCCAGCTGCCAGTGCGTGGGCCAGCTGATCGACTGCCTCGGTGTGGCCGGCGGCACCGCTCTGCCTGGCACGGCCTGCAACGACAACAATGCGAACACCATCAACGATGTGTGGGGCGCGAACTGCCAGTGCGCTGGTACCCCGGTGGTATTTGACTGCCTCGGCGTGGCGAACGGCACGGCCCTGCCCGGTACGCCCTGCAACGACGGCAACGCGAACACCGGCAACGACACGTGGAATGCCAACTGCCAGTGCGTGGGCCAGCTGATCGACTGCCTCGATGTGGCCGGCGGCACCGCGCTGCCCGGCACGGCCTGCAACGACAACAACGCCAACACCATCAACGACGTGTGGGGTGCGAACTGCACCTGTGCCGGAACGCCCGTGACCTTCGACTGCCTGGGTGTGGCCAATGGCACTGCGCTGCCCGGCACGCCCTGCAACGACGGCAACGCGAATACCGGCAACGATACGTGGAATGCCAACTGCCAGTGCGTGGGCCAGCTGATCGACTGCCTCGGTGTGGCCGGTGGCACCGCGCTGCCCGGCACGGCCTGCAACGACAACAACGCGAACACCATCAACGACGTGTGGGGCGCGAACTGCACCTGTGCCGGAACGCCCGTGACCTTCGACTGCCTGGGTGTGGCCAATGGCACTGCGCTGCCCGGCACGCCCTGCAACGACGGCAACGCGAACACCGGCAACGATACGTGGAATGCCAACTGCCAGTGCGTGGGTGACGTGATCGACTGCCTTGGCGTGGCCGGTGGAAGCGCTCTGCCCGGCACGGCTTGCAACGACAACAACGCGAACACCATCAACGACGTGTGGGGTGCGAACTGCACCTGTGCCGGAACGCCCGTGACCTTCGACTGCCTCGGAGTGGCGAACGGCACGGCCCTGCCCGGTACGCCCTGCAACGACGGCAACGCGAACACCGGCAACGACACGTGGAATGCCAGCTGCCAGTGCCTGGGTCAAGTGATCGACTGCCTGGGCGTGGCCGGTGGAAACGCTCTGCCCGGCACGGCTTGCAACGACAACAACGCGAACACCATCAACGACGTGTGGGGTGCGAACTGCACCTGTGCCGGAACGCCCGTGACCTTCGACTGCCTCGGAGTGGCGAACGGCACGGCCATGCCCGGTACGCCCTGCAACGACGGCAACGCGAACACCGGCAACGACACGTGGAACGCCAACTGCCAGTGCGTGGGTCAAGTGATCGACTGCCTGGGCGTGGCCGGTGGAAGCGCTCTGCCCGGCACGGCTTGCAACGACAACAACGCGAACACCATCAACGACGTGTGGGGTGCGAACTGCACCTGTGCCGGAACGCCCGTGACCTTCGACTGCCTCGGAGTGGCGAACGGCACGGCCATGCCCGGTACGCCCTGCAACGACGGCAACGCGAACACCGGCAACGACACGTGGAACGCCAGCTGCCAGTGCGTGGGTCAAGTGATCGACTGCCTTGGCGTGGCCGGTGGAAGCGCTCTACCTGGCACGGCCTGCAACGACAACAATGCGAACACCATCAACGACGTGTGGGGTGCGAACTGCACCTGTGCCGGAACGCCCGTGACCTTCGACTGCCTCGGAGTGGCGAACGGCACGGCCCTGCCCGGTACGCCCTGCAACGACGGCAACGCGAACACCGGCAACGACACGTGGAATGCCAACTGCGAATGCACGGGTGTCCTCATCGATTGCACGGGCACCATCGGCGGCAGCGCCCTCCCTGGTACGCCCTGCAACGACGGGAACCCGAATACGGTGGACGACACCTGGAATGAGCAGTGCTTCTGCGTGGGCGTGTTGCAGGCTGTTGATTGCGCGGGTGTGGTCGGCGGCGGAGCCTTCCTGGATGCCTGCGGCACCTGTGCGGGCGGCACCACAGGCATCATCCCCAACCCGGATGGCGACGGCGATGGCCTGCTTGACTGCATGGACAACTGCGCCACCTCCTTCAACCCTGGCCAGGACGACTTCGATGGTGACGGCATCGGCGATGCCTGCGACAATTGCGTCTGGGTCTACAATCCTGACCAGGCCGATACGGATGTGAATGGGCAGGGCGATGCCTGCGATATCACCACGGGGTTGGAAGAGCCCGGTCAGCAGTCAGTCCTGGCCGTCATCCCGAATCCGGCCCGCGGCGGCCTGGTAAGGCTCGATATGGATGACAGGCATGTTCAGCGCTTGCGGATGCTGAGCGCCACGGGCAGCCTGGTCCTGGATATTCCCTGGCACCGGTTCCTGGATGTGGATGCCCTGGCGCCGGGCCTGTATACGATCGTTGCGCTGGATGCGGAAGGCAGACCGCTGGCGCACGCCCGGTTCGTCAATCAATGA